The Fusobacterium perfoetens DNA segment CTACTCCTCCTTTACCAGAAGTAATTACTAGAACTTTCCCCATTGCCGAGCCTCCTCAAGTTTTATGTGCTTTCTATCTATTATTTCAATACAATAATCTAAACTAATCTATATTAAGTATATCACACTAATTTTTACCAATCAATAGCTTTTTTCTTTTATTTCCCATTTATTTCATATTTTTCTCTCTTTTTTTAACATTTTTTCAATATTTTATTACCATAACTCCTATATACAAAAACATAAATATAAGATATAATTATATTATCTTATATCAAGAAAGGAGAAATGATATGTCAATTTTATTTTTAAATTATCCTAAATGTACTACTTGTATAAAAGCAAGAAAATGGTTAGAAGAAAATAATATAGAATTTACAAGCAGACATATAGTTGAAGAAAATCCAACTGCTGAAGAATTAAAAACTTTTATAAAATTAAGTGGTCTTCCTACAAAAAAATTCTTCAATACAAGTGGTATGCTTTATAGAGAGATGAATCTAAAAGATAAACTTGCCACTATGAGTGATGATGAAATGGTAAATCTACTTGCTACTAATGGAATGCTTGTTAAAAGACCTTTAGTTGTAGGAGAAAATGGAGTTTTAGTTGGTTTTAAAGCTAAAACTTGGTCTGA contains these protein-coding regions:
- a CDS encoding arsenate reductase family protein: MSILFLNYPKCTTCIKARKWLEENNIEFTSRHIVEENPTAEELKTFIKLSGLPTKKFFNTSGMLYREMNLKDKLATMSDDEMVNLLATNGMLVKRPLVVGENGVLVGFKAKTWSEFFGK